In Nostoc sp. CENA543, a single genomic region encodes these proteins:
- a CDS encoding SDR family NAD(P)-dependent oxidoreductase, which translates to MQLNDHSQTLATPNDKNFLYRKIEVAILSSLTVSDCIVRERQTQKQKQELVAYVVPSGLFASEQLSSHLQTILPQELIPTIFVPISTIPLTAAGEVDEVTLANLEVIDSELMRSLEKQLESLPEIERVAVVVEPVIKNISPLHLDDLLGETQVNLDTNSQAIQPNTHSLTIANENSASSKKLAISHGEPLKSSEDAPQTLTAVLKKTSENSTKGIIYIQADGSEQVQSYKELWQDAQRILAGLRKLGLKPQDKVIFQLEDNQDFICAFWACVLGGFVPVPVSIAPNYELANSTASKLQNTWQMLGKPLILTSAALANNIDDFFSLLNLENFQIATINKLREYQPDLNYHQSQPEDLAILLLTSGSTGIPKCVMLNHHNILSMTTGLILMGDFSSQESVLNWMPLDHVGALVSLSIMAVSLGCQQIHVPTNLIVQKPLLWLDLIDKHQATISWSPNFAFSLICDRTSEINRQNWDLSSMKFIINAGEPIVTKTARNFLKLLSRHGLPTDAIHPAFGMCETSSGITYSDSFSLESSSDDTSFVELGLPIAGASLRIVDENEQIVAENTIGRLQVKGASVTNGYYQNPQANQEVFTADGWFNTGDLGFLDQGRLTITGRIKDVIIINGLNYYCHEIEAAVEELAGVEVSYTAACAVRQPGINTDKLAIFFHTSVTDDVSLLNLLREIRTAVVNKAGINPDYLIPVDKEIIPKTAIGKIQRSQLSQRFQKGEFQSITKRIDILLGNANTIPNWFYRQVWQLKNPITIDSVFTVTNATLVFLDADGLGSYVCQVLSEHNLPYISVTPGEDFRKINHTHYTITAGQAKDYQLLLESLAADNIIIGQILHLWTYNQYIGEVKSIDTLEQAQEYGIYSLLFLTQALAKVQGADHSVQLLFISSHIQAISSDDSIAYEKSAVLGLLKTIPQELPWLNCRHIDLPFAEAEQNGEFILKEIQIYAKEREVAYRNGQRFVPRLEKVDFISQSPSAITFKQGGMYLITGGLGGIGVEVARYLLQHYQAKLLLVGRTPLTSEKRLKVYQELKQIGGELIYEAVDICNLKQLQITVEKAQAQWGKNLDGILHLAGTFHEQLVIDETQESLKSILRPKVLGAWVLHQLIKHNQDSIFINFSSVNGFFGATAVGAYGAANSFLDSFSHYQNAQSKLASYCLSWSMWDDRGMSQGYQMKNLIRAKGFYIMSASQAISSMIASLQHQQTNILIGLDGSNQNIQCWQSQIFNLQKLTAYFTSRINEVKLSNLRVQDRFGHACNCNLVQIPDIPCRENGEIDRVSLINNIKSQETRERIEPRNEIEIKIAQCWQQVLKVQLLGIHDNFFELGGNSLLAGQVIALLREYFAVELSLQRLFQAPTIADLSQTILAIQAVTQNKNSLTETLAEDYEEDYL; encoded by the coding sequence ATGCAGTTAAATGATCATAGTCAAACTTTAGCAACCCCCAATGACAAAAATTTTCTCTATAGAAAAATAGAAGTTGCTATTTTGTCGAGTTTGACTGTCAGTGATTGTATAGTCCGAGAAAGACAAACGCAAAAGCAAAAACAGGAATTAGTTGCTTATGTAGTGCCATCAGGTTTATTTGCATCAGAACAATTATCATCTCATCTGCAAACAATTCTGCCTCAAGAATTGATACCTACAATATTTGTGCCAATCTCTACCATACCCCTAACAGCCGCAGGGGAAGTAGATGAAGTAACTCTAGCCAATTTAGAAGTAATTGACTCTGAGTTAATGCGTAGTTTAGAAAAGCAATTAGAGTCATTACCAGAAATTGAGCGTGTCGCGGTTGTTGTCGAACCTGTTATTAAAAATATTTCCCCTCTACATTTAGATGATTTACTAGGTGAGACTCAAGTAAATCTCGATACAAATAGCCAAGCGATACAACCAAACACCCATAGTCTGACAATAGCAAACGAAAATTCTGCTTCATCAAAAAAGTTAGCTATTAGTCACGGTGAACCCCTAAAATCTTCTGAAGATGCGCCTCAGACTTTAACAGCAGTATTAAAAAAAACCTCGGAAAATTCCACTAAAGGGATTATTTACATTCAAGCTGACGGCAGTGAGCAAGTTCAATCTTACAAAGAATTATGGCAAGATGCTCAACGCATTTTAGCTGGGTTGAGAAAACTAGGACTCAAACCCCAAGATAAAGTAATTTTTCAACTAGAAGATAATCAAGATTTTATCTGTGCTTTTTGGGCTTGTGTTCTGGGGGGTTTTGTTCCTGTACCAGTATCCATTGCCCCAAACTATGAATTAGCTAATAGTACCGCCAGCAAACTGCAAAATACTTGGCAAATGTTGGGGAAACCTCTGATTTTGACGAGTGCTGCTTTAGCTAACAATATTGATGATTTTTTCAGCTTGTTAAACTTAGAAAATTTTCAAATTGCAACTATTAATAAATTACGTGAATATCAACCAGATTTAAATTACCATCAAAGTCAGCCAGAGGATTTAGCAATATTGCTTTTGACTTCAGGCAGCACTGGAATACCCAAGTGTGTGATGTTGAATCATCACAACATTTTGAGTATGACGACTGGATTAATTTTAATGGGTGATTTTTCCAGTCAGGAAAGCGTTTTAAACTGGATGCCTTTAGATCATGTGGGTGCGCTAGTTTCGCTGAGTATTATGGCTGTGAGTTTAGGTTGTCAGCAAATTCATGTACCTACTAACCTAATTGTGCAGAAACCACTCCTGTGGCTAGATTTGATTGATAAACATCAAGCTACCATTAGTTGGTCTCCTAACTTTGCTTTTTCCTTAATTTGCGATCGCACTTCTGAAATCAATCGTCAGAATTGGGATTTATCCTCAATGAAGTTTATCATCAACGCTGGGGAGCCGATTGTCACTAAAACAGCCAGAAATTTCTTAAAATTACTAAGTCGTCACGGTTTACCGACTGATGCTATTCACCCAGCTTTTGGAATGTGTGAAACTTCTTCAGGTATTACCTATTCTGATAGTTTTTCCCTTGAATCTTCATCGGATGACACTTCATTTGTAGAATTAGGACTACCAATTGCTGGAGCTTCATTACGCATTGTTGATGAAAATGAACAAATAGTGGCAGAAAATACTATTGGTCGTTTACAGGTAAAAGGTGCGTCTGTTACTAATGGTTATTATCAAAATCCCCAAGCAAATCAAGAAGTTTTTACGGCTGATGGTTGGTTTAACACAGGAGATTTAGGTTTTCTTGATCAAGGACGTTTAACTATTACCGGAAGAATCAAAGATGTCATTATTATTAATGGATTGAACTACTACTGTCACGAAATTGAGGCTGCTGTTGAAGAATTAGCAGGAGTAGAAGTTTCATATACGGCAGCTTGTGCAGTCAGACAACCTGGAATTAATACAGATAAACTAGCAATCTTTTTCCATACTTCTGTGACTGATGATGTTAGTTTGTTAAATCTGCTCAGAGAAATTCGTACTGCTGTTGTCAACAAAGCAGGAATAAATCCTGATTATTTAATTCCAGTAGATAAAGAAATTATTCCAAAAACTGCCATAGGAAAAATTCAGCGATCGCAACTCAGCCAACGCTTCCAAAAAGGTGAGTTTCAATCAATTACTAAACGCATTGATATATTACTCGGTAATGCCAATACCATTCCAAACTGGTTCTACCGTCAAGTATGGCAACTCAAAAATCCCATTACTATTGATTCTGTTTTCACTGTTACTAATGCCACATTAGTATTTTTAGATGCTGACGGTTTGGGTTCTTATGTATGTCAAGTATTGTCAGAACATAACCTGCCATACATAAGTGTTACACCTGGAGAAGATTTCCGCAAAATCAATCACACACACTACACCATTACAGCAGGACAAGCCAAAGATTACCAACTTTTACTTGAATCACTAGCAGCAGATAATATTATCATTGGGCAAATTCTTCACCTATGGACTTATAACCAATATATTGGCGAAGTCAAAAGCATTGATACTTTAGAACAAGCACAAGAATACGGCATATATAGTTTATTGTTTTTGACTCAAGCTTTAGCCAAAGTTCAAGGTGCGGATCATTCAGTCCAATTACTATTTATTTCTTCTCATATCCAGGCTATTTCCTCAGATGACTCCATAGCTTATGAGAAATCAGCAGTATTAGGGCTACTAAAAACCATTCCCCAAGAATTACCTTGGTTGAATTGTCGCCACATTGATTTACCCTTTGCTGAAGCGGAACAAAATGGAGAATTTATCTTAAAAGAAATCCAAATTTATGCCAAGGAACGAGAAGTGGCTTATAGAAATGGGCAGCGTTTTGTTCCCCGGCTAGAAAAAGTTGATTTTATCAGCCAATCTCCATCTGCAATTACCTTCAAACAAGGTGGGATGTATTTAATCACCGGCGGACTTGGTGGTATAGGAGTCGAAGTCGCGCGGTATTTATTGCAGCATTATCAAGCCAAATTACTGTTAGTGGGCAGAACCCCATTAACTTCAGAAAAACGCCTCAAAGTCTATCAAGAATTAAAACAAATTGGGGGAGAGTTAATCTACGAAGCTGTGGATATTTGTAATTTAAAACAGTTACAAATCACAGTTGAAAAAGCTCAAGCCCAATGGGGTAAAAACCTGGATGGCATACTGCATTTAGCTGGAACTTTTCATGAGCAACTTGTAATTGATGAAACTCAAGAAAGCTTAAAGTCTATACTTCGTCCAAAAGTTTTGGGAGCTTGGGTGCTGCATCAATTAATTAAACACAATCAAGACAGTATTTTTATTAACTTTTCTTCAGTAAATGGTTTTTTTGGTGCTACTGCTGTCGGAGCTTATGGTGCTGCTAATAGTTTTTTGGATAGTTTTTCTCATTACCAAAATGCCCAGAGTAAATTAGCCAGCTATTGTCTTAGTTGGAGTATGTGGGATGACAGAGGCATGAGCCAAGGATATCAGATGAAGAATCTCATCCGCGCTAAAGGTTTCTATATCATGTCTGCTTCCCAAGCCATATCTTCAATGATTGCTAGTCTACAACATCAACAAACAAATATATTGATAGGTTTGGATGGGAGTAATCAAAACATTCAATGTTGGCAGTCTCAAATCTTTAACTTACAAAAGTTAACTGCTTATTTTACTTCTAGAATTAACGAAGTTAAATTATCAAATTTACGAGTGCAAGACCGCTTTGGTCATGCTTGTAATTGCAACTTGGTACAAATTCCAGACATTCCTTGCCGGGAAAATGGTGAAATTGATCGTGTTAGCCTTATTAACAACATTAAGTCTCAGGAAACTAGAGAGCGAATAGAACCACGCAACGAAATAGAGATTAAAATTGCTCAATGTTGGCAGCAAGTTCTGAAAGTGCAACTGCTAGGCATTCACGACAACTTTTTCGAGTTAGGAGGAAATTCCTTATTAGCTGGTCAAGTGATTGCTCTGTTGCGCGAATATTTCGCTGTGGAATTATCTTTACAGCGTTTGTTTCAAGCACCTACCATTGCTGATTTATCTCAGACAATTCTAGCAATTCAAGCAGTAACTCAAAATAAAAATTCCTTGACTGAAACACTCGCAGAAGATTACGAAGAGGATTATTTATAA
- a CDS encoding NACHT domain-containing NTPase → MTGIESLAISVVSGVAVPIFQILWEGGGRGIRFFSKSLDEKTREIIFAASKQYVENYQERHGILKVLGMREPVQLESLYTAVQFLSDDTIQSFESIENLEKFYREAKSRRFQSKDISRQAGTKVANETQYLMVLGSPGAGKSTFLRKMGLEALKGKRGGFKHSCIPVFIELKRFTSSDIDIEKIIAEEFSICGFPSPDKFTAKALEEGRLLILLDGLDEIPTQNLTDAINQIQNFVDKYDGNRFIASCRTAAHRNCFRRFSDVTMADFDDEQIQKFITNWFQSEADKQANTGAKCWELLQKPENSAAKELAHTPLLLTFLCLVYDRSQNFPDNRSVLYKKALRILLEEWASEKRILRDEIYQGLHTELEEILLSEIAYTGFESDRLFFSQRDIVQQIKTFLASNLNAPQHLDGEAVLKAIAVQQGILVERAEDVFSFSHLTLQEYLTAQYIDDHRLVEKLVTEHLIDERWKEVFLLVAGLMRGGADDLLLLMEKEAQKYLNSNKVRDLLNWAEQVTTGSPGNYKSVGKRAVAIAIAYAIAIANANPNAIANAIANAIANAIANGNANVYANAKAISYANAIANAIAYAYAIAYAIVNAIVYAIAIAKAKVNAINESIRYTGELEKIQILKNVNLTALITQLKALKMQLPDDQQLKNIKLAFAQNLQTTLLDAFHLTPEMIALSDAEFKALENYLYANDLIIKCKQAAVRVSPQTWDAIEARMLLPLPVVDQQ, encoded by the coding sequence ATGACGGGCATCGAGTCTTTAGCAATATCAGTTGTTAGCGGTGTAGCAGTTCCAATCTTTCAAATCCTTTGGGAAGGTGGCGGGAGAGGTATAAGATTTTTTAGCAAAAGCCTAGATGAAAAAACTAGGGAAATTATTTTTGCAGCATCAAAACAATATGTTGAAAATTACCAAGAACGGCACGGTATTCTTAAAGTCTTAGGAATGCGTGAACCTGTACAATTAGAATCTCTCTATACAGCAGTGCAATTTTTAAGTGATGACACTATTCAGAGTTTTGAATCTATCGAGAATTTAGAAAAATTTTATCGAGAAGCAAAAAGTCGGAGATTTCAATCTAAAGATATTTCTAGACAAGCAGGAACTAAAGTTGCTAATGAAACGCAATATCTTATGGTACTTGGTAGCCCTGGTGCTGGTAAATCTACTTTTTTGCGGAAGATGGGTTTGGAGGCACTGAAAGGGAAAAGAGGAGGATTTAAACACAGTTGTATTCCTGTATTTATTGAACTCAAAAGATTTACATCTAGTGATATAGATATTGAAAAAATTATTGCAGAAGAATTTAGTATTTGTGGATTTCCATCGCCTGATAAATTTACAGCTAAGGCTTTAGAAGAAGGTAGACTGCTGATTTTATTGGATGGGTTGGATGAGATACCAACTCAGAATTTAACTGACGCTATTAATCAAATCCAAAACTTTGTTGATAAGTACGATGGTAATCGCTTTATTGCCTCCTGTCGTACTGCTGCTCATCGTAACTGTTTTCGTCGCTTTAGCGATGTGACTATGGCAGATTTTGATGATGAACAGATTCAGAAATTTATTACTAATTGGTTTCAATCAGAAGCCGATAAACAAGCAAATACAGGTGCTAAATGCTGGGAATTGCTCCAGAAACCAGAAAACTCTGCTGCTAAAGAGTTAGCACACACACCTTTATTGCTAACTTTTTTGTGTTTAGTATATGACCGTTCCCAAAACTTTCCTGATAATCGCAGTGTGCTTTATAAAAAAGCATTGCGGATATTGCTAGAAGAATGGGCATCAGAAAAGCGGATTCTGCGCGATGAAATATATCAAGGACTGCATACAGAATTAGAAGAAATATTATTATCAGAAATTGCTTATACGGGTTTTGAGTCTGATAGGTTATTCTTTTCTCAGCGTGATATTGTGCAGCAAATCAAGACATTTTTAGCCAGTAATTTAAATGCTCCTCAACATTTAGACGGGGAAGCTGTTCTAAAAGCTATAGCTGTGCAGCAAGGAATTTTAGTAGAAAGGGCAGAAGATGTATTTTCTTTTTCTCACCTCACACTACAAGAATATTTAACAGCACAATATATCGATGACCATCGCCTAGTTGAAAAATTAGTTACAGAACATCTGATAGATGAACGTTGGAAGGAAGTGTTTTTACTCGTCGCGGGTTTAATGCGTGGTGGTGCAGATGATTTGCTGTTGTTGATGGAAAAGGAAGCGCAGAAGTATCTTAACTCCAACAAAGTTCGAGATTTATTGAATTGGGCAGAACAAGTGACAACTGGCTCACCAGGAAATTATAAATCAGTTGGTAAACGTGCAGTAGCAATTGCGATCGCTTACGCCATCGCCATCGCCAATGCCAACCCCAACGCCATCGCCAACGCCATCGCCAACGCCATCGCCAACGCCATCGCCAATGGCAATGCCAACGTTTACGCCAACGCCAAAGCCATCTCCTACGCCAACGCCATTGCCAACGCTATCGCCTATGCCTACGCCATCGCCTACGCTATCGTCAACGCCATCGTCTACGCCATCGCCATCGCCAAAGCCAAAGTCAACGCCATCAATGAGTCTATTCGATACACTGGTGAACTTGAAAAAATTCAAATTTTGAAGAACGTCAATTTGACGGCACTCATTACTCAATTAAAAGCACTAAAAATGCAACTTCCTGATGATCAACAGCTAAAAAACATCAAACTTGCATTTGCTCAAAACCTCCAAACAACTTTACTTGATGCGTTTCACCTTACACCAGAAATGATCGCCTTATCTGATGCAGAATTTAAAGCGTTAGAAAATTATCTTTACGCCAACGACCTCATTATTAAATGCAAACAAGCAGCAGTGCGGGTGTCTCCCCAAACCTGGGATGCAATTGAGGCGCGAATGTTATTGCCTCTCCCAGTAGTTGATCAACAATAG
- a CDS encoding XisI protein yields MDKLAKYRECVQSLLTRYANEDMTNSDVEVQLIFDEQRDHYQWMNVGWEELKRVYRCIIHFDIKDGKIWLQQNLTDQNPAEELVLIGIPREDIVLGLQPAYKRQYTEYGVA; encoded by the coding sequence ATGGATAAATTAGCAAAATATCGAGAATGCGTACAGAGTTTATTAACTCGTTATGCCAATGAAGATATGACTAATAGCGATGTAGAAGTACAACTAATTTTTGATGAACAACGCGACCATTATCAGTGGATGAATGTGGGATGGGAAGAATTGAAGCGTGTTTATCGATGTATTATTCATTTTGATATCAAAGATGGAAAAATCTGGCTTCAGCAAAATTTAACTGATCAAAATCCAGCAGAAGAGTTGGTATTAATAGGAATACCACGCGAGGATATTGTTTTGGGTTTGCAACCTGCATATAAACGGCAGTATACAGAATACGGTGTGGCGTAG
- a CDS encoding DUF1565 domain-containing protein, whose translation MVNTNPIATFYVNPATGKDTNSGLRQSPFKTLTRALKVSSPAIIQLATGTYSSANQEVFPLIIPEGVTVIGNEANKGAGIVISGSGEYPSPSFGVQNVTLVLLNQTSLRGVTVTNPVAKGTGVWIESAATQVANNTFTNCGREGVFTSGSAKPAILDNVFLQNAASGLFMARNSKGEVLRNVLQKNPLGIAISDFAAPIITHNKLSDNRTAIALSRNARPVLRHNLILKNTQGGLLVNENAVPDLGNTQDVAGNVFSDNGGFDIQNNSTQPLISVGNQLNPTQVKGQVNFLAAVIDQPIQSTNTNLVDIAGHWAAAFVEALVNKGLISGFPDGTFAPNAPITRAQYAAIIAKTFNLPTKNQPSPFKDVKSDFWAASAITKAAQMGFISGFPDGTFRPGQNLTKVQAIVSVVNGLQLSGGSPNVLSVYRDRAQIPSYATNPIATATEKQLVVNYPATDQLEPLRDITRGEIASLIYQALVTSGQEKAIASPYIVKVDVALPTFTDLSGHWAEAFIHGLANMGMTHGFADGSYQPNKPMTRAQYAALVAGAFNPAPKRPATEFIDVPKEFWAYQALQIAASGGFVSGFSDRTFRPDQNVQRLQVIVSLVNGLALSANNSSDVTYTDSNTIPEYARKAVITATQNKIVVNHPDPKLLAPTREATRAEVAAMVYQALVAIQRAPSINSPYIISTVSS comes from the coding sequence ATGGTGAACACTAATCCCATTGCCACATTCTACGTCAACCCAGCTACGGGTAAAGACACTAACTCTGGTTTACGGCAAAGTCCATTTAAAACCCTGACTCGTGCTTTAAAAGTGAGTTCCCCGGCAATTATTCAATTGGCCACGGGGACTTACAGTAGTGCTAATCAGGAAGTTTTTCCCCTGATTATCCCAGAAGGGGTAACGGTAATTGGTAATGAAGCAAATAAGGGTGCAGGTATCGTCATTTCTGGTAGTGGAGAATATCCCAGCCCTAGTTTTGGGGTGCAGAATGTCACTTTAGTGTTATTAAATCAAACTAGTCTCAGGGGCGTGACTGTTACTAATCCCGTTGCTAAGGGAACAGGGGTTTGGATTGAATCAGCCGCCACCCAGGTAGCTAATAATACTTTTACTAACTGCGGTCGAGAAGGGGTATTTACTAGCGGTAGTGCCAAACCCGCTATTCTTGACAATGTATTTTTGCAGAATGCCGCCAGTGGTTTATTTATGGCGCGCAACAGTAAAGGGGAAGTTTTACGGAATGTTTTACAAAAAAATCCTTTAGGTATAGCTATTAGTGATTTTGCTGCCCCTATCATTACCCATAATAAACTTTCAGATAATCGGACAGCGATCGCTCTATCTCGCAATGCCCGGCCGGTGTTGCGTCATAATCTGATTCTCAAAAATACTCAAGGCGGGTTACTCGTCAATGAAAATGCTGTCCCCGATTTGGGTAATACTCAAGATGTCGCCGGTAATGTGTTCAGTGACAATGGCGGCTTTGATATTCAAAATAACTCGACACAGCCTTTGATTTCTGTGGGTAATCAGTTAAATCCTACCCAAGTCAAAGGACAAGTGAATTTTTTGGCGGCTGTGATTGATCAGCCAATTCAGTCAACTAATACTAATTTAGTTGATATTGCCGGACATTGGGCGGCGGCTTTTGTGGAGGCGTTAGTCAATAAAGGCTTAATTAGTGGCTTTCCTGATGGCACTTTTGCCCCTAATGCACCCATCACCCGCGCCCAATATGCGGCGATAATTGCCAAAACTTTTAATTTACCCACGAAAAATCAACCCAGTCCGTTCAAGGATGTCAAATCTGACTTCTGGGCAGCCTCAGCCATTACTAAAGCCGCCCAAATGGGGTTTATTAGCGGTTTTCCTGATGGGACGTTTCGCCCTGGGCAAAATCTCACTAAGGTACAAGCGATAGTCTCTGTGGTTAATGGTTTACAACTTAGTGGTGGTAGTCCGAATGTTTTGAGTGTATATCGCGATCGCGCTCAAATTCCCAGTTATGCCACCAACCCCATCGCCACCGCCACAGAAAAACAATTGGTGGTGAATTATCCTGCAACAGACCAACTCGAACCCCTGCGAGATATTACCCGTGGCGAAATCGCTAGCTTAATTTATCAAGCTTTGGTCACAAGCGGCCAAGAAAAGGCGATCGCTTCACCTTATATTGTCAAAGTGGATGTAGCTTTACCCACCTTCACCGACCTCAGTGGACATTGGGCAGAAGCATTTATTCACGGTTTAGCGAATATGGGGATGACGCATGGCTTTGCTGATGGCAGTTATCAACCCAATAAACCCATGACTCGCGCCCAATATGCGGCTTTAGTGGCGGGTGCATTCAATCCTGCACCCAAAAGACCAGCGACAGAGTTTATTGACGTACCCAAGGAATTTTGGGCTTATCAGGCACTACAAATTGCGGCTAGTGGCGGGTTTGTCAGTGGTTTTAGCGATCGCACTTTTCGCCCAGACCAAAATGTCCAAAGGCTACAAGTCATTGTTTCTCTAGTGAATGGCCTGGCATTATCAGCAAATAATAGCAGTGATGTCACTTATACTGATAGTAACACCATCCCTGAATATGCCCGTAAAGCTGTAATTACAGCCACCCAAAACAAAATCGTCGTTAACCACCCAGATCCCAAACTCCTCGCACCCACCAGGGAAGCGACTAGGGCGGAAGTAGCGGCAATGGTTTATCAGGCTTTAGTGGCAATTCAACGTGCGCCAAGTATTAATTCACCCTATATAATTTCGACAGTTAGCAGCTAA
- a CDS encoding red chlorophyll catabolite reductase — protein sequence MREQLNINGVSVFNDLLSLMSQLQQQLETRFILHPDSSTKDLQTYSSLDGNITGSLQAYTGDGIDWLTHSWLGNAQKSFAVMRLTVWLNASSLVPHLTFEFGLIPQVFLYIDYIPRMELLTNLDYLQKYYQPVNSTFLQLQDDSRFTLFISKSAYMRAFQSPGSLCYTSASPEVLEVICTVAKDSLNRWLTWVDTAEPTPENGRLALAERDLFIRRSCIENDPDNEIAVKMFGKELTEKLVRSLCGSK from the coding sequence ATGAGAGAACAACTGAATATCAATGGTGTTAGTGTATTTAATGACTTATTATCTTTGATGAGTCAACTTCAGCAACAGCTAGAAACGCGGTTTATCTTACATCCAGACTCTAGCACCAAAGATTTACAAACATACAGCAGTCTAGATGGCAATATCACCGGTTCGCTTCAGGCTTATACTGGTGACGGTATTGATTGGCTGACTCATTCTTGGCTAGGAAATGCACAAAAATCATTTGCAGTTATGCGTTTAACTGTGTGGTTGAATGCCTCTAGTCTAGTTCCCCATTTAACTTTTGAGTTTGGCTTAATTCCGCAAGTTTTTCTTTATATAGATTATATTCCTCGGATGGAATTATTAACAAATTTAGACTACTTACAAAAATATTATCAACCAGTTAATTCCACATTTTTACAATTGCAAGATGATTCTCGCTTTACTCTGTTTATCAGTAAAAGTGCTTATATGCGTGCATTTCAATCTCCTGGGAGTTTGTGTTACACCAGCGCATCGCCGGAAGTTTTAGAAGTGATTTGCACAGTGGCTAAAGATAGCTTAAATCGTTGGTTAACTTGGGTAGATACAGCCGAACCAACGCCAGAAAATGGGAGATTAGCCTTAGCTGAACGGGATTTATTTATTCGTCGTAGTTGTATAGAAAATGACCCCGACAACGAGATTGCGGTGAAGATGTTTGGTAAAGAATTAACAGAGAAACTGGTGCGATCGCTCTGTGGTAGCAAATAA
- a CDS encoding nitrilase-related carbon-nitrogen hydrolase yields MTDYTQPLETFRALALQITCHAVNQARDRQEAGILMQQAIARLTQQIAASVAFIGGDCRLIVLPEYFLTGFPMGESMEVWANKACLEINGAEYEALSNIAQKYSIFLAGNAYELDPNFPTLYFQTSFVIDPSGTVVLRYRRLNSMFAPTPHDVWDKYLDCYGLDGVFPVAKTAIGNLAALASEEILYPEVARCLAMRGAEIFLHSTSEIYNKHLTPKDAAKITRAVENMAYVISANTAGLANSPIPIGSVDGGSKIIDHRGLVLAETGAGESMAAFAEIDLAALRRDRRRPGLNNLLARQRFELYAQSYSQSNFYPANTMLNQSIDRKHFIQTQQQTIERLSDLGIV; encoded by the coding sequence ATGACAGATTATACCCAACCATTAGAAACATTTCGGGCTTTAGCACTGCAAATTACTTGTCACGCAGTCAATCAAGCACGCGATCGCCAAGAAGCCGGTATACTAATGCAGCAAGCGATCGCGCGTTTAACTCAACAAATCGCTGCCAGTGTTGCCTTTATTGGTGGTGATTGTCGGTTAATTGTTTTACCAGAATATTTCCTCACAGGGTTTCCAATGGGGGAATCTATGGAAGTTTGGGCAAATAAAGCTTGTTTAGAAATTAACGGTGCTGAGTATGAAGCTCTCAGTAATATTGCCCAAAAATATAGTATATTTTTAGCTGGTAACGCCTACGAACTTGACCCCAACTTTCCCACGTTGTATTTTCAAACCAGCTTTGTGATTGATCCTAGTGGTACAGTTGTGTTGCGTTATCGGCGGTTAAACTCTATGTTTGCCCCTACACCCCATGATGTGTGGGATAAATACCTCGATTGTTATGGTTTAGATGGGGTTTTCCCCGTAGCGAAAACTGCCATTGGTAACTTAGCGGCTTTAGCTTCAGAGGAAATTTTATATCCAGAAGTCGCGCGGTGTTTAGCCATGCGGGGCGCAGAAATTTTTCTACACTCCACCTCAGAAATTTATAATAAACATCTCACTCCCAAAGACGCAGCTAAAATCACCCGTGCTGTAGAAAATATGGCTTACGTCATTTCCGCCAACACAGCCGGATTAGCTAATAGCCCCATTCCCATTGGTTCAGTAGACGGAGGCTCAAAAATTATCGATCATCGGGGTTTAGTTTTAGCCGAAACAGGCGCAGGCGAAAGCATGGCCGCCTTTGCAGAGATAGATTTAGCAGCATTAAGACGCGATCGCCGTCGTCCAGGGTTAAATAATTTACTAGCGCGTCAGCGATTTGAACTATACGCCCAAAGTTATAGTCAATCAAACTTTTACCCAGCCAACACCATGCTAAATCAATCAATAGACCGCAAACATTTTATCCAAACTCAACAACAAACCATCGAACGCCTCAGCGATTTAGGGATAGTTTAG